The DNA region CGGTGGGGCTCGGCGCCTTCGGCCGCGAGGTGCTCGACGCGGTGGGCGGCGCGGCCGCCTTGGGCGGCCGGGAGTCCGGCTGGGTGACGACGTACGCGCCGCCCGCGACGATGGTCGCCCCGGCCGTCATGGCGACGGCGGGCTTGGTGAGTGCGGCGACGACCTTGGCGGACCAGCCGACCCCCGTGGCGGCTGTCGTCGCGGCGACCGCCGTCTTGCCGCCGAGGGCGAGCGAGAGCGTGAAGCCGACCGGGATCGGGACGAGCGCGAGCCCGACGAGCAGCCGTTCGGCCGGTACGACCGTCTCGCCGGGCGCCGCGCAGTGACGGCAGCCCCGGATGTGCCGGGCCAGCCGCTTGCGCCACACCGAGTCGGGGCGCCCGTCCCAGCGGGCGGTCAGCTCGCGCAGTTCTGGGCAGGACGAGTCGAGGGCCCGCACGATGCCGCGCGCGGCCTCCAGGCGGGCCTTCATCCGCTGGACGCGTACGGCGGTGTGCTGGCGAGAGATACCGACGGCCGCGGCCAGTTCGCGCCGGGTGAGTTCGCCCGCGACCTCCAGCCACCACAGCGACAGCAGTTGCCTGTCCTCGTCGTCGAGCCAGCGCACCGCCTCCGCGACCTCGCGCCGCTGACCCTCCAACTGGAGCCGCAGCACGGTGAGTTCGGCGAAGTCGGTGGCCTCCTGGGCCGCGTCGTCGGCCAGTGACTCGGAGGTCCGACGTCTGGCCCTGTCGCGTATCTGCCGCATGGCGATGGCGACCAGCCAGGAGCGGAAGCTGTCCGGGTCACGCAGGGTGCCGAGGTTGTCGACGGCCCGCAGCATCGTCTCCTGCACGACGTCGTCGACGTCCGCGTGACCGTTCAGCGCGCGGCCGACGATGTTGTAGACCAGCGGCAGCCAGCCCTCGACGAGTTCGTCGAGCGCGCGCCGGTCACCGGCCTGCGCCGCCGCGATCGTCGTACGCCACTGCCGCCCGTTCACGTCCGTCCCTTCCCGAAGAGGTGTCACTTGGCGTAGAGCAGCGTCCCGAAGCCGAGCTGGTCGAAGCCGCCGCTGTTCGGTCCGTAGTCACCGCCTCCGCCTTCCGCACGCACCTTCTCAGCCATGGCCGTGATGTTCGGAACGGAGAGCCGACGGCGGCGCGCGTAGTGGTAGTGCAGGATCTCCCAAACGGGACGGGTCTCTCCACGCGCTATGCCGGAGATCACAGACTGCTCGTTGTACTTGCCCCTCCCGGTGCCACTGCGCCAGGTGTACTTGGTGAAGGGCACGTCGCCGCCGAGGTTGTACTTGGCGACGTACTCGGCGCCCTTCATGAACCGGCTGTCGTCGTAGCCGTAGAGGTCGACGCCCTGGTTCCAGGCCATCTCGCAGATCGCGCCCATCTGGCCCACGCCCATCGCTGTGTGCCCCTGGTCGCGGCCGGCCTCCTGCCACTGGGCGAGGTCGTCGGACTCGTGGACGAAGGGGACGGCGTTCCCGATCGAGCCGTTGCCCGCCCCCTTCTTGAAGTAGTCCACCGCACGGTCGAACACGGCCCTGTTGTCGCAGAGGATGCCGATCGCCATGACCGAAGCCACGTTGCACAGGTCCCAGTTGGCCCAGTAGTTGGTGATGACGGCGCCGTTGTGGTGGGTGAGGAAGTCGTCGTTCATGGGGTGGAAGACCTTGAGCATCATCTTCTGGAAGCGGGCCAGGTCGAAGCCGTCGTGGTCGCGCACCAGCTCGGCGGCGTTGGCGAACTGGTAGCCGTAGAGCCCGGCCGCCAGGAACCGGTCGGCGTTGCCGGTGACCGTGGTGAGCGTGGCCGACCAGGCGTTGAGAATCGCGACGGCCGCCTCGGCGTTCTCCCTCGTGCCCGCGATCTTCCAGCGCAGGGCGTTCTGGTAGGCGGCGTGGATGTCGTTGTAGAGGGACACGTAGTTCTGGCCGGTGCCGCCGCGGACGACCGTGGCCTGCGGCCTGGGGGCCCAGGTGCTCGCGGAGTGCCGGTTGGCGGTCAGCCGCTGCCAGCCCGCCGTCCAGGGCTCCCGTCCGGCGGCGACGCGCACCCTGGCCCGGTTGAGGTCGCCGGCGTTGTGCAGCATCCCGGGGTGCGCGAAGACCGGCTTCCCGGCGGACTCACCGGGCGACGGGGAGGCACCGGTCTGCGCCGCGTCGGCCGAGTCGCCGCCGCCCAACGAGACCGCGATACCGCCGACGGCTCCCGCGGCGGCGACACCACCGGCGATCTGGAGAGCGCTGCGACGGCTGATGCGGTGCTTGTTGTGCTCTGCCACGAATAGCTCCTGTGCGGATGGAGGGGTGTGCGTTGTGCGTACGTTGCGCGTGCGTGGTGCGTGTGCACAGGAGACGGAGGAGGGGCTTCCGCGATAACAGTTTTTCCCGTACCGCGTGCGTCGCCCTAACTGACCGTTTCAGAATGACATTCGTTGTGGGGCTTGGCAGTTGGGTGTTGTGTCGGCAGGATCGGTTGAGTGGCTGCTGAACTTGTGCCTGATGACCTGTGGGAACGTGTAGCCCCGCTTTTACCTGCTCGGCCGCCTCGGCGGCATCGGTATCCGGGGCGGTTGCCGGCAGATGACCGGGCTGCGCTCAGAGGCATCGTCTACGGGCTGTGCAAAAGCGTGAGCTGGCGGGACGTTCCCGCAGAACAGGTCGGCTGCAGTGGCGTGACGGCCTGGCGGCGACTGCGGGACTGGACCGAGGCCGGTGTCTGGCCGCAACTGCACGAGGTGCTGCTGGCCGAGCTGCGTGCGGCGGGTCTGCTGGACATGGACGACGCCGCGATCGACGGATCGCACGTGAGGGCTCTGAAAGGGGGGCTCACACCGGACCTTCGCCGGTCGACCGGGCCCGGCCCGGCAGCAAGCACCACTTGATCGTCGACCGGCAAGGCACCCCCCTTTGCGTCTCACTGACCAGCGGGAACCGCCACGACATCACCCAGCTGATGCCCCTGCTCGATGCGATACCCCGCATCCGCGGTGTCCGCGGTCGACCCAGGCACCGGCCAAGTCGGCTGTTCGCCGACCGCGGTTACGACTACGACAAGTACCGCCGCCTTCTCCGGGCTCGCGGCATCACACCCAAGTTCGCCCGAAAAGGCATCACGCACGGCTCCGGCCTGGGAAAGACGCGTTGGGTCGTGGAGCGCACATTTGCCTGGCTGCACCAGTTCAAACGGCTGCGGATCCGCTACGAGAAGCGCGCAGATCTCCACCTGGGCTTCCTCCAACTTGCCTGCAGCATCATCTGCTTGAGACGACTCCGAACCTCATTCTGAAACCATCAGTAAGGGGAATCCCTGACAACACCCTTGTTCTGCCCGGCAGTTGATGGGGGCAGCGGCCAGGGTCGGCACCCTCCTCGGAGAGGATCCGCGGCGGCGGCGTACGACCGGAGGATGAAGGTCACCAACCACCCCCGGGAGTCAGCCGATGCATCTCCGTATCCGTACCGCCTGCGCCGCCCTCGTGGTCCTGGGCCTCACCGCGGGGCCCCTGGCCGGGACCGCGCTCGCCGCCCCCACCCCCACGGCGGTCGTACGGGAGACCGTGAGTCCGAAGACAGACAAGGCCTTACGCGAAGCGCTCAAGGGGATTCCGGACAAGGACACGACGGCCGCGCTGGTACGCGTCGGGGGCAAGGCCGGCACCTGGCGGGGCAGCGCCGGCGTGCACGACCTGGCGAGCGGCCGCAAGGCCCTGGAACACGGGCGCTTCAGGGCCGGTTCGACCACCAAGGTGGTCACCGCGGCCGTCGTGCTGCAGCTCGCCGCGGAAGGCACGATCGACCTGGACGGACACGTCCAGACCTACCTCCCCGGCCTCCTCTCGAAGGCGTTCGAACCCATCACCGTACGGCAGTTGCTGACCTTCACCAGCGGGCTGAAGCCGGGAGCGACGCTGGGTGACGTGAACGGTGAGGGGTACGATCGGCGGTTCGAGACGCTGACCCCGGAGGCGGTCGTGGCGTCGTCCGTCGCCGCCGGCCCCGCCTTCTGCCCGGGCAAGCGGCAGCAGTACGCAAACATCGACTACACCGTGCTCGGCCTGCTCATCGAGAAGGTCACCGACGACACGTACGAGCATCAGGCGGCCGTACGGGTCCTGCGGCCGGCCCGGATGCATCACACGTCCTTCCCCGACGGGCCCGACCCCCGTATCCACGGCCCGCACAACCGCGGCTACCAGATCCTGGCGGACGGCAGGCTGGTGGACGCCACCGAGTGGAACATGTCGGACCGGTGGGCAGCGGGCGACATGATCTCCACGACGGAGGACCTGGAACGCCTGCTCTTCGCACTGTTCCGCGGCCAACTGGTCCCCCAGCCCCTCCTGGACAAGGAGATGTTCACACTCCCGGACGTGCCGAACGCCACGATGAGCGCCGGCCTCCAGCGCTTCCAGGTCGACGAAGACACCGTCGTCTGGGCCAAGTCCGGCGCCAGGCCCGGCTACGGCACGGCGATCGCCGCCACCCGCAATCTGTCACGCACCCTCGTGTACTCGGTGAACGCGACCGACGCGAAGAGCGAGGAGATGAATCCGGTGGCGGAGCGGATCGTGGGGGCGGCGTTCGGAACGGAGTGACGCCCGCGCGTCCGTTTCCGTCCCCGTCCCCGTCTCCGTCTCGGTCCCCATCTCCGTCTCTGTCCCCGTCTACAGCCCGGCGATCGCGTTCCATCGCTTCGCGAAGTCCGTGCGTTCCTTCGACGTGATGTCGCGTGCGATCGCGAGCCGCTTGCGCATGGCGGTGTCGGGGAAGATGAGCGGGTCCTCGGCCAGGGCGGCGGTCTCCTCGTCCTTGGCGGAGGCGAGGACGTCCTGGGCGGCCGGGACGGGGCAGACGTAGTTGACCCAGGCGGCGAGTTCGGCGGCGACGGACGGCTCGTAGTAGTGGTCGACGAGCGACTCCGCGTTCGCCTTGTGGCGGGCGAGGTTCGGGATCATCAGGGACTCGGACCAGAGTTCGGCGCCCTCCTCCGGGACGACGAACTCGATGTCGGGGTCGTCGGCCTGGAGCTGGATCACGTCACCGCTGTACGCCTGGCAGGCCAGTACGTCGCCGCTCGACAGGTCCTTGATGTAGTCGTTGCCGGTGAAACGGCGGATGTGGTCCGCGCGGACGAGTTCCTCGACCTGGTCGCACATCGTGTGGAAGTCGTCCGCGGTCCACTTGGTGATGTCGACGCCGTTGCCCTGCATGAGCAGCGCGAACGCCTCGTCCAGACCGGAGAGGAGCGTGACACGGCCCTTGAGGTCGTCCGCCCACAGGTCGGAGACGTGCCGGACCTCGCGGCCGACCCTGCGGCGGTTGTACGCGATGCCGGTGATTCCCGACTGCCACGGCACGGTGTGCCTCCGGCCCGGGTCGAAGGCCGGTGAACGCAGTTGTGGGTCCAGGTACTTGGTGACGTTGGGCTGCCTGGATCGGTCCATCTCCTGGACCCAGCCCAGGCGTACGAACCGCGCGCACATCCAGTCGCTGATCACCATCAGGTCCCGGCCCGTCTCCTGATGATTCATCAGGGAGGGGCTGATCTTCCCGAAGAACTCGTCGTTGTCGTTGATCTCCTCGGTGTACGTGACCTCGATCCCGGTGCGCTTCTCGAAGGCGTCCAGGGTGGGGCGCCTCGACTCGTTCTCGTCGTCCGTGTCGATGTAGAGGGGCCAGTTGGCCCAGGTCAGACGCTTGTCGGTGGCCGACAGGTCGCTTCTCGAACGGTCCGAGGGCGCGACGTACGCCGCGGGTACTCCGCAACCGGCGGCCAGTGCGGTGGCTGCGCCCGTGCCGAGGGTGCGCAGCAGGCTGCGGCGGGAGATTCGCGTTCTCTGGCTCGGGTTCGCTGGCACGTGGGCAGCATCCCGCTTGCCCTGCCGGGCGGGCAATGGACGCTGCGTCGAGCCGTCCGGCTGGGGTGCGACACACTGTCGCCCCCGCCGGACGGGCTAATAGTCAGCCCCTCCGGCGTTTGAGGAGCGGGGGTTCGGGGGCTGGCCCCCGAGTAGTGACGGGAATGGGTAGGGGCGGCGGGGGCGGAAACACCACCTCGACCCACAACCCACCCTCCCCCCGAGCCCGCGCCTCCACCACACCCCCGTGCGCCGCGGCGATCGCCGCCACGATCGACAGCCCCAGCCCGGAACCCTCGCGGGCCCGGGCCCGCACCCGCTCGACCCCCAGCCTCCGAAACGGTTCGAACAGGACGCCCACCTGATCCGACGGCACCACAGGCCCACTGTTCACGACCCGCAGGGAGGCCCGCCCATCGACGACCCCGGTCCAGACGGAGACCCAACCACCCTCCCCCGACGGCACGTTGTGGCGCACGGCGTTCTCGACGAGGTTGCTCACCAGCCGCCCGATCAGCTGCGGGTCCCCGACGAGCGCCGCGGGCGCGAGCTCGGCGGACACCCGGGGCCCGCCGTCGGGCAACAGCTCGGCCGCGACCACGGACAGATCCACGAACTCCCGTTCCGGCACCCCCCGTTGGCTGAGAGCCAACGTCAACAACGCCTCGATCAACCGCTCCTGCTCCTGCCCGGCGGCCCGGACCCGAAGACAGGCGGACCGCAGGGCCTCGACACCGGCCCCGGGATCGGCGAGCGCGACATCGATGACGGCCTGCTGAAGGGTGAGCGGCGTACGCAACTCGTGCGACGCGTTGGCGACGAACCGCCGCTGCGCCTCGAAGGCGCCTTCCAGCCGGGCGAGCAGATCGTCGAACGTGTCGGCGAGGTCCTTGAGTTCGTCGGCCGGCCCGGCCACCGCGAGCCGTCGGTGCAGAGCGTCCGCGGAGATCCGCCGTACCGCCCCGGTCATGCTCCGCAGAGGCGCGAGCACCCGCCCGGCCACCAGCCACCCGAGCAGGAGCGAGGCCAACGCCATGACGCCGAGGGCGACCCCCGACTCGACGAAGAGCTGATGCAGCTGGTCGCTGCGCTGGGCGACCAGCTGCTCACGTACGTACCCCCGGACGTCGGGCACCCCTGCCCCCGGCGCAGGCACATCGGGCCTGGTCACCGACACCTGTCCGCCGCGCTCTGACATGAGGGTGTACGTGAGGGCCAGCAGCACCGCCCCCGCCACCACGAACAGCCCGCTGTAGACCAACGTCAGCCGCCACCGGATGCTCTGCGGTCCCCGGATGCCCCGCAGTCTGCGCATGCTCTTCCGGCCGCGGATCCGCCACACCCCGGGGAGCCCAGGACGCTCACTCATACCCGGTACCCGGCCTGCGCCACCGTCTCGATCAACGGCGGCTCTCCGAGCTTGCGCCGCAGTCGGCTGACCGTCACCTTCACGGTCTGCGTGAACGGATCGGCCGCCTCGTCCCAGGCCCGCTCCAGCAGTTCCTCGGCGGAGACCACGGCCCCACCCGCACCCATCAGCAGCTCCAGGACCGCGAACTCCTTGGGACTGAGCGGGAGTTGGCTGCCGTTGCGGGACGCCACCCGTCGCGCGGGGTCGAGCCGCAGATCGCCGTGGACCAGAACCGGCGGCAGCGCGGGTTGGGCACGGCGCCCCAACGCCCGTATACGCGCGACGAGTTCGGTGAACGCGAACGGCTTCGGCAGATAGTCGTCGGCACCCATCCCGAGCCCCGCGACGCGGTCGGCGACCGTGCCGGACGCGGTCAGCATCAGTACCCGCGCCCGGCTGCCCCCCTCGGCCAGGGCCCGGCAGACCCGGTCTCCGTGCAGCCCGGGCAGGTCACGGTCGAGTACGACGACGTCGTAGCCGTTGACCGTGGCACGCTCCAGCGCCGCATGGCCGTCCAGCGCGATGTCGACGGCCATACCCTCTCTGCGCAGTCCCGCCGCGACGGTCTCGGCGAGCTCCTCGTGGTCCTCGACCACCAATACGCGCATCGGCATCTCCGGCTGCGTCTCCGGCTGCTGCGAACCCTGCGGCCAGCGTGCCCGCCGGGCGGTAACAGGGCGGTAAGAGCACCCGTTCCCGTGCCGTAACCGCCCACGCGCTGAGGTGATTCGAGGAGACGCACTCCCGAGACGTACTCCAGAGACGCACCAGGAGGATCCTCATGCGAAGTACGACGAAGGGGCACCGCCGGCTGGCCGCGGCCTGCGCCCTGATCACCGCCGTCACACTCGGCGGGGTGTACGCGGGCCAGGCCGTCGCGGCCGACCCGTCCGCACCGTCGGGCGGCGGATCGTCGTCGGAACCCCCGAAGGACGACGACCCGAGCGGTTCGACCGACTGGAAACGCCAGGACGAGGCATCCCGCGAGTTCACCGAGTGCGTGCGCGACAACGGTCTGGAGGACTTCCCCGACATCGTCATCCACACGGCGGACGACGGCGACGGCGTACGCGTACGGATCGACGCGGGCGACCGGGCGAGCCGCCCCGACCCGGTCTCCAAGGAGTTCCGGAAGGCCGTGAAGGCCTGCAAGCACATCCTGGAGGACATCGGCGTCGACTTCCCGGTCCCGCCCGACGAGCCGCCCGGCAAGGGCGACCGGCCCTGGCCCCCGGACTGCGGCGGCCGCGAGGAGCACAGGAACGAGAAGGGCGACAAGAGCGAGAAGGGGGCCGACGCAGAGCAGAGCGCCGCCGGACTCGTACTCACGGGGACCGTCTGACTCGTACTCACCCAGGCCGTCCGACACGTACTCGCCCAACCAGCCACCCGACCGAGCGACCGACACGGCACGACACGACACGGCCCCGGGCGGATCAACTCCCGCCCGGGGCCGTGCCGTTCACTCCGTCAGCCGCGAACCGTCGGCCCGCCGGCCCGTCAGCCCTCGATGGACGTCATCACGTGCTTGATCCGCGTGTAGTCGTCGAACCCGTACGCCGACAGGTCCTTGCCGTAGCCGGACTTCTTGAATCCGCCGTGCGGCATCTCCGCGACCAGCGGGATGTGGGTGTTGATCCAGACGCAGCCGAAGTCGAGGACCTTGGCCATGCGCATCGCGCGCGAGTGGTCCTTGGTCCAGACGGAGGAGGCGAGGGCGTACTCGACGCCGTTCGCCCACGCGACGGCCTGTGCCTCGTCCGAGAAGGACTGGACGGTGATGACCGGGCCGAAGACCTCGTTCTGGATGATCTCGTCGTCCTGCTTCAGCCCCGACACCACGGTCGGAGCGTAGAAGTAGCCCTTGTCGCCGACGCGGTGGCCGCCCGCCTCGACCTTGGCGTGGGCGGGCAGTCGCTCGATGAAGCCGGTGACCTGCTTGAGCTGGTTCGGGTTGTTGAGCGGCCCGTACAGCACGTCCTCGTCGTCCGGCATACCGGTCTTCGTGTCGGCGGCGGCCTTGGCGAGCGCGGCCACGAACTCGTCGTGGATGGACTCCTGGACGAGGACGCGGGTGGCGGCCGTACAGTCCTGGCCCGCGTTGAAGAAGCCCGCGACCGAGATGTCCTCGACGGCCTTGGCCATGTCGGTGTCCTCGAAGACGACGACCGGCGCCTTGCCGCCCAGCTCCAGGTGGACCCGCTTGACGTCCTTGGCGGCGGACTCGGCGACGGAGATACCGGCGCGCACGGAGCCGGTGATCGACGCCATGGCGGGCACCGGGTGCTCGACCATCGCGCGGCCGGAGTCACGGTCGCCGCAGATGACGTTGAAGACGCCCTTGGGGACGATCGAGCCGATGATCTCGGCGATCAGGACCGTGGAGGCGGGAGTGGTGTCCGACGGCTTCAGGACGACCGTGTTGCCGGCCGCGAGCGCGGGGGCGAACTTCCACACGGCCATCATCATCGGGTAGTTCCACGGCGCGACCTGCGCGCAGACGCCGACCGGCTCGCGGCGGACGATCGAGGTCAGGCCCTCCATGTACTCACCGGACGCGCGGCCCTCCAGCATGCGCGCCGCGCCCGCGAAGAAGCGGATCTGGTCGACCATGGGCGGGATTTCCTCGGACCGGGTGAGGCCGATGGGCTTGCCGGTGTTCTCCACCTCGGCCGCGATCAGCTCCTCGGCCCGCTCCTCGAAGGCGTCCGCGATCTTGAGCAGGGCCTTCTGACGCTCGGCCGGGGTCTGGTCGCGCCAGGCCGGGAAGGCCGCGGCGGCCGCTGCCATCGCGGCGTCGACGTCGGCCCGACCGGACAGCGGCGCGGTGGCGTAGGCCTCGCCCGTCGCGGGGTTGACCACGTCGGTGGTCCGTCCATCGGCGGCATCGCGGAATTCTCCGTCGATGTAATTGCGCAGACGACGCAGCTCGGTGCTCACTGCCGGCCCTCCAGTCGGATGTCCAATCACTGAGACACCCACCCTAGTCCCGCGCCCCACGTTTTCAACACCCCCGATCGCCTCAGAACTGCGAAATCCGCACATGTAGGCCGCGCAGACAACGAATTTCATCAATCAACTCTTGCGGAACTGCTGATGCCTCATGCACAGTGAGCACGTGTCCAGTCGCAGCGCAGAGCCAAAGGGCTCCCGAGACACCCGGTCGGGGAACACCACTCCCTCACTGGACAGCGTCTCCCTCGCCATCATCGAGCAACTCCAGGAAGACGGCCGGAGGCCCTACGCCGCGATCGGCAAGGCCGTCGGCCTCTCCGAGGCGGCCGTGCGCCAGCGCGTCCAGAAGCTGCTCGACCAGGGCGTGATGCAGATCGTCGCCGTCACGGACCCGCTCACCGTGGGTTTCCGCAGGCAGGCGATGGTGGGCGTCAACGTCGACGGCGACCTTGAGCCCGTGGCGGACGCGCTGACCGCCATGCCGGAAGTCGAGTACGTGGTGATGACCGCGGGCTCGTTCGACATCCTCGCCGAGATCGTCTGCGAGGACGACGACCACCTGCTGGACGTCATCAACAAACGCATACGGGCCCTGCCCGGCGTGCGCTCCACCGAAAGCTTCGTCTACCTCAAGCTCAAGAAGCAGACCTACATGTGGGGAACCCGATAGCCGTGACCACCAAGGACCTCAGCCGAACCGCGTACGACCACCTGTGGATGCACTTCACCCGCATGTCCTCGTACGAGAACGCTCCCGTCCCCACGATCGTCCGTGGCGAGGGCACGTACATCTACGACGACAAGGGCAAGCGCTACCTCGACGGTCTCGCGGGGCTGTTCGTGGTCCAGGCGGGCCACGGCCGCCGGGAGCTGGCCGAGACGGCGTTCAAGCAGGCGCAGGAGCTGGCCTTCTTCCCGATCTGGTCCTACGCCCACCCGAAGGCCGTCGAGCTCGCGGAGCGCCTCGCGAACTACGCGCCGGGCGACCTGAACAAGGTCTTCTTCACCACGGGTGGCGGCGAGGCCGTCGAGACCGCCTGGAAGCTCGCCAAGCAGTACTTCAAGCTGCAGGGCAAGCCGACCAAGTACAAGGTCATCTCCCGCGCGGTCGCCTACCACGGCACCCCGCAGGGCGCCCTGTCGATCACGGGCCTGCCCGCCCTGAAGGCACCGTTCGAGCCGCTGGTCCCCGGCGCCCACAAGGTCCCGAACACCAACATCTACCGTGCCCCCTCGTTCCTCGACCAGGGGTCCGGCGTCTCCCCCGAGGCCTTCGGCCGCTGGGCCGCCGACCAGATCGAGGAGCAGATCCTCTTCGAGGGCCCGGAGACGGTCGCCGCGGTCTTCCTGGAGCCCGTGCAGAACGCCGGCGGCTGCTTCCCGCCGCCGCCCGGCTACTTCCAGCGCGTACGCGAGATCTGCGACCAGTACGACGTACTGCTCGTCTCGGACGAGGTCATCTGCGCCTTCGGCCGCCTCGGCACGATGTTCGCCTGCGACAAGTTCGACTACGTACCGGACATGATCACCTGCGCCAAGGGCATGACCTCGGGCTACTCCCCGATCGGCGCGTGCATCATCTCGGACCGGCTCGCCGAGCCGTTCTACAAGGGCGACAACACCTTCCTGCACGGCTACACCTTCGGCGGCCACCCGGTGTCGGCGGCCGTGGGTCTCGCCAACCTCGACCTGTTCGAGCGGGAGAACCTCACGCAGCACGTGCTGGACAACGAGGGG from Streptomyces sp. NBC_00258 includes:
- a CDS encoding alginate lyase family protein — encoded protein: MAEHNKHRISRRSALQIAGGVAAAGAVGGIAVSLGGGDSADAAQTGASPSPGESAGKPVFAHPGMLHNAGDLNRARVRVAAGREPWTAGWQRLTANRHSASTWAPRPQATVVRGGTGQNYVSLYNDIHAAYQNALRWKIAGTRENAEAAVAILNAWSATLTTVTGNADRFLAAGLYGYQFANAAELVRDHDGFDLARFQKMMLKVFHPMNDDFLTHHNGAVITNYWANWDLCNVASVMAIGILCDNRAVFDRAVDYFKKGAGNGSIGNAVPFVHESDDLAQWQEAGRDQGHTAMGVGQMGAICEMAWNQGVDLYGYDDSRFMKGAEYVAKYNLGGDVPFTKYTWRSGTGRGKYNEQSVISGIARGETRPVWEILHYHYARRRRLSVPNITAMAEKVRAEGGGGDYGPNSGGFDQLGFGTLLYAK
- a CDS encoding serine hydrolase domain-containing protein; the protein is MHLRIRTACAALVVLGLTAGPLAGTALAAPTPTAVVRETVSPKTDKALREALKGIPDKDTTAALVRVGGKAGTWRGSAGVHDLASGRKALEHGRFRAGSTTKVVTAAVVLQLAAEGTIDLDGHVQTYLPGLLSKAFEPITVRQLLTFTSGLKPGATLGDVNGEGYDRRFETLTPEAVVASSVAAGPAFCPGKRQQYANIDYTVLGLLIEKVTDDTYEHQAAVRVLRPARMHHTSFPDGPDPRIHGPHNRGYQILADGRLVDATEWNMSDRWAAGDMISTTEDLERLLFALFRGQLVPQPLLDKEMFTLPDVPNATMSAGLQRFQVDEDTVVWAKSGARPGYGTAIAATRNLSRTLVYSVNATDAKSEEMNPVAERIVGAAFGTE
- a CDS encoding IS5 family transposase (programmed frameshift), with the protein product MAAELVPDDLWERVAPLLPARPPRRHRYPGRLPADDRAALRGIVYGLCKSVSWRDVPAEQVGCSGVTAWRRLRDWTEAGVWPQLHEVLLAELRAAGLLDMDDAAIDGSHVRALKRGAHTGPSPVDRARPGSKHHLIVDRQGTPLCVSLTSGNRHDITQLMPLLDAIPRIRGVRGRPRHRPSRLFADRGYDYDKYRRLLRARGITPKFARKGITHGSGLGKTRWVVERTFAWLHQFKRLRIRYEKRADLHLGFLQLACSIICLRRLRTSF
- a CDS encoding Lrp/AsnC family transcriptional regulator; translation: MHSEHVSSRSAEPKGSRDTRSGNTTPSLDSVSLAIIEQLQEDGRRPYAAIGKAVGLSEAAVRQRVQKLLDQGVMQIVAVTDPLTVGFRRQAMVGVNVDGDLEPVADALTAMPEVEYVVMTAGSFDILAEIVCEDDDHLLDVINKRIRALPGVRSTESFVYLKLKKQTYMWGTR
- a CDS encoding RNA polymerase sigma factor codes for the protein MNGRQWRTTIAAAQAGDRRALDELVEGWLPLVYNIVGRALNGHADVDDVVQETMLRAVDNLGTLRDPDSFRSWLVAIAMRQIRDRARRRTSESLADDAAQEATDFAELTVLRLQLEGQRREVAEAVRWLDDEDRQLLSLWWLEVAGELTRRELAAAVGISRQHTAVRVQRMKARLEAARGIVRALDSSCPELRELTARWDGRPDSVWRKRLARHIRGCRHCAAPGETVVPAERLLVGLALVPIPVGFTLSLALGGKTAVAATTAATGVGWSAKVVAALTKPAVAMTAGATIVAGGAYVVTQPDSRPPKAAAPPTASSTSRPKAPSPTAALSPSPSPSKTRKDLYGTVVDAVDRAPDPNARPVDLPRRPESGLTSTGGPKAVMQHRGDSVTLSGQGYVLVRWQISPKSRPGAVVMPAWTGLKGKLFHVASGGGRRMDDTFAENADGYTSGMGGPRVGYAVLPTGTQQMWQNEYFYVDGTVTLTQNERGGDYGLIVFPSNREAVTKDVMTGPAQGAIRYGLVRDTGDDTAPIPQYVTRSTPADASTVRQKSLLTGWSRGPGPP
- a CDS encoding polyamine ABC transporter substrate-binding protein; its protein translation is MSRRSLLRTLGTGAATALAAGCGVPAAYVAPSDRSRSDLSATDKRLTWANWPLYIDTDDENESRRPTLDAFEKRTGIEVTYTEEINDNDEFFGKISPSLMNHQETGRDLMVISDWMCARFVRLGWVQEMDRSRQPNVTKYLDPQLRSPAFDPGRRHTVPWQSGITGIAYNRRRVGREVRHVSDLWADDLKGRVTLLSGLDEAFALLMQGNGVDITKWTADDFHTMCDQVEELVRADHIRRFTGNDYIKDLSSGDVLACQAYSGDVIQLQADDPDIEFVVPEEGAELWSESLMIPNLARHKANAESLVDHYYEPSVAAELAAWVNYVCPVPAAQDVLASAKDEETAALAEDPLIFPDTAMRKRLAIARDITSKERTDFAKRWNAIAGL
- a CDS encoding response regulator transcription factor → MRVLVVEDHEELAETVAAGLRREGMAVDIALDGHAALERATVNGYDVVVLDRDLPGLHGDRVCRALAEGGSRARVLMLTASGTVADRVAGLGMGADDYLPKPFAFTELVARIRALGRRAQPALPPVLVHGDLRLDPARRVASRNGSQLPLSPKEFAVLELLMGAGGAVVSAEELLERAWDEAADPFTQTVKVTVSRLRRKLGEPPLIETVAQAGYRV
- a CDS encoding gamma-aminobutyraldehyde dehydrogenase encodes the protein MSTELRRLRNYIDGEFRDAADGRTTDVVNPATGEAYATAPLSGRADVDAAMAAAAAAFPAWRDQTPAERQKALLKIADAFEERAEELIAAEVENTGKPIGLTRSEEIPPMVDQIRFFAGAARMLEGRASGEYMEGLTSIVRREPVGVCAQVAPWNYPMMMAVWKFAPALAAGNTVVLKPSDTTPASTVLIAEIIGSIVPKGVFNVICGDRDSGRAMVEHPVPAMASITGSVRAGISVAESAAKDVKRVHLELGGKAPVVVFEDTDMAKAVEDISVAGFFNAGQDCTAATRVLVQESIHDEFVAALAKAAADTKTGMPDDEDVLYGPLNNPNQLKQVTGFIERLPAHAKVEAGGHRVGDKGYFYAPTVVSGLKQDDEIIQNEVFGPVITVQSFSDEAQAVAWANGVEYALASSVWTKDHSRAMRMAKVLDFGCVWINTHIPLVAEMPHGGFKKSGYGKDLSAYGFDDYTRIKHVMTSIEG
- a CDS encoding sensor histidine kinase, with translation MSERPGLPGVWRIRGRKSMRRLRGIRGPQSIRWRLTLVYSGLFVVAGAVLLALTYTLMSERGGQVSVTRPDVPAPGAGVPDVRGYVREQLVAQRSDQLHQLFVESGVALGVMALASLLLGWLVAGRVLAPLRSMTGAVRRISADALHRRLAVAGPADELKDLADTFDDLLARLEGAFEAQRRFVANASHELRTPLTLQQAVIDVALADPGAGVEALRSACLRVRAAGQEQERLIEALLTLALSQRGVPEREFVDLSVVAAELLPDGGPRVSAELAPAALVGDPQLIGRLVSNLVENAVRHNVPSGEGGWVSVWTGVVDGRASLRVVNSGPVVPSDQVGVLFEPFRRLGVERVRARAREGSGLGLSIVAAIAAAHGGVVEARARGEGGLWVEVVFPPPPPLPIPVTTRGPAPEPPLLKRRRG